A genomic window from Magnetococcales bacterium includes:
- a CDS encoding DUF2312 domain-containing protein produces the protein MSDQLIEAAAHLQQMIRRLERLEEERAALGQHIRDTFAEARSAGFNSKVIRQILRQRKMDRHMVDEEEHLLHLYRQALGMG, from the coding sequence ATGAGCGACCAACTGATCGAGGCCGCAGCGCATTTGCAGCAGATGATCAGGCGGCTGGAGCGCCTCGAAGAAGAGCGAGCAGCTCTCGGGCAACACATCCGGGACACCTTCGCCGAGGCCCGGAGCGCCGGATTTAACAGCAAGGTGATCCGGCAGATTTTGCGGCAGCGCAAGATGGACAGACACATGGTGGATGAGGAGGAGCATTTGCTCCATTTGTATCGACAAGCCCTCGGCATGGGCTGA
- a CDS encoding tape measure protein codes for MSLRNNTVEISLRADPAAFIRGVDAARQGFTQGMQAMGSDSEAAAGRIHRAMSGGNQALSGMQSQASAAAVALAAHVPAAQSAASALQSATSSSTSLASGFGALQSALAGVGRGVDAARQGLAQGMQAMGSDSEAAAGRIHRAMSGGNQALSGMQSQASAAAVALAAHVPAAQSAASALQSATSSSTSLASGFGALQSALAGIGFAALAKSVIESGLAMERINAVLVTMAGSSEGAGKELDFVRGEADRLGLKLDSAAEAYGKFAVAAKTSGVAGNDTRHIFTAVATAATAMKLSGDETKGAFLALSQMMSKGTVQAEELKGQLGERLPGAFGLAARAMGVTEVELGKMLEQGQVMAKDLLPKLADLLLKEFAPAAEQAAKGAQSGFNRLFNTLFEKKDLIARELNPALAQMGDALSKALNSPEATEGLKSLGVGLADLVRGLTANAGAITTVAEAYVAYKVAALSAAAAQGAFAAVTGLSWVSTLGLVGAGSTTAAIATGKLSQALILAKDAALLQIGMAAGSAVTALTTLGGALKAATLAAAGFLATPVGAVLGLIAVAGAGASYVMGKMAEEQKALGETAKRAGEQARYFAEQMGGMRDAGVDLGQSGAAETILALSGEVKKGAMSFEEAKRKVEALSKTLTDHARQRIRLSDDIAAKEKALAALQEKLAKEEKERIKGILETKKQAAEQALQAARHALDEELKKEEEAVKRIRKLREDNLDRRSGERSTLRDIKRRGMSEEAAEADRVQEVEEGRVKAAMMMGSANQALGRGDLENAAKASAEARKYTDEVLKQSAALKDAETAQKAYAEAMQLSARVDQQAEAIATKQVETQKGKTDAALNGVQQAKAQVDVLNKALENLKEDKTIPVKAEVAQAQAALGDLQARLAALQDKTITITTLTKTAEAHAAGGLVGALAFSRGGMTPSVGREGVDSIPALLAPGEYVIKSQAVRHFGVPLMDALNAMQLDPSRLPRFAGGGLVRHINIPELRPPVSDRTATLSGSAAEELGTITLNLGGKPTRMTGPREAMRDFVRAARELERGLA; via the coding sequence ATGAGCCTGCGCAACAACACCGTCGAGATCTCTCTCCGTGCCGATCCCGCCGCCTTCATTCGCGGCGTGGATGCGGCGCGGCAGGGCTTCACCCAGGGCATGCAGGCCATGGGCAGCGACTCCGAGGCTGCGGCGGGGCGTATCCATCGGGCTATGTCCGGGGGCAATCAAGCCCTATCCGGCATGCAGTCCCAGGCATCCGCCGCCGCCGTGGCCCTGGCCGCGCATGTGCCCGCAGCCCAAAGCGCCGCCTCCGCGCTCCAATCCGCCACCTCGTCCTCCACCTCCCTGGCCTCCGGTTTCGGGGCGCTGCAAAGCGCCCTGGCCGGCGTCGGTCGCGGCGTGGATGCGGCGCGGCAGGGTCTTGCCCAGGGCATGCAGGCCATGGGCAGCGACTCCGAGGCTGCGGCGGGGCGTATCCATCGGGCTATGTCCGGGGGCAATCAAGCCCTATCCGGCATGCAGTCCCAGGCATCCGCCGCCGCCGTGGCCCTGGCCGCGCATGTGCCCGCAGCCCAAAGCGCCGCCTCCGCGCTCCAATCCGCCACCTCGTCCTCCACCTCCCTGGCCTCCGGTTTCGGGGCGCTGCAAAGCGCCCTGGCCGGCATCGGTTTCGCGGCCCTGGCCAAGTCGGTGATCGAGTCCGGCTTGGCCATGGAGCGCATCAATGCCGTGCTGGTCACCATGGCGGGCTCCAGCGAGGGAGCCGGCAAGGAGCTGGATTTCGTGCGGGGCGAGGCCGACAGGCTGGGCCTCAAGCTCGATTCCGCCGCCGAGGCCTACGGCAAGTTCGCCGTCGCGGCCAAGACCTCCGGGGTGGCCGGCAACGATACCCGTCACATCTTCACGGCGGTGGCCACGGCGGCCACCGCCATGAAACTCTCTGGCGACGAAACCAAAGGGGCCTTCCTGGCCCTATCCCAAATGATGTCCAAGGGAACGGTCCAGGCCGAAGAGTTGAAAGGCCAGCTCGGCGAGCGTCTTCCCGGCGCGTTTGGCCTTGCGGCCCGCGCCATGGGCGTCACCGAGGTGGAGCTGGGCAAGATGCTGGAGCAGGGGCAGGTGATGGCCAAGGATCTGCTGCCCAAGCTGGCCGATCTGCTTCTCAAGGAGTTCGCCCCGGCGGCGGAACAGGCCGCCAAGGGGGCGCAGTCCGGCTTCAACAGGCTTTTCAACACCCTGTTTGAAAAAAAGGATCTGATCGCGCGTGAGCTGAACCCGGCGCTGGCGCAGATGGGGGATGCCCTCTCCAAGGCCCTCAACAGCCCGGAAGCGACGGAGGGGCTGAAAAGCCTCGGTGTCGGACTGGCGGATCTGGTGCGGGGGCTGACGGCCAACGCCGGGGCCATCACCACGGTGGCCGAGGCCTATGTGGCCTACAAGGTGGCCGCACTGAGCGCGGCGGCGGCGCAAGGGGCTTTTGCGGCGGTGACGGGCTTGTCGTGGGTCTCCACCCTGGGTCTGGTCGGGGCCGGCAGCACCACGGCGGCCATCGCCACCGGCAAGCTATCCCAGGCCCTGATCCTGGCCAAGGATGCCGCTCTGTTGCAGATCGGCATGGCGGCGGGCAGTGCGGTGACCGCTCTGACCACCCTTGGCGGGGCTCTCAAGGCGGCCACCCTCGCCGCCGCCGGTTTCCTGGCCACCCCCGTGGGCGCAGTCCTGGGGCTTATCGCCGTCGCGGGGGCGGGCGCGTCCTACGTCATGGGCAAGATGGCTGAGGAGCAAAAAGCCCTGGGCGAAACCGCCAAACGCGCCGGCGAGCAGGCCAGATACTTTGCCGAGCAGATGGGCGGCATGAGGGATGCCGGGGTCGATCTGGGCCAGAGTGGTGCTGCGGAGACCATCCTGGCCCTCTCCGGCGAGGTCAAAAAAGGCGCCATGAGCTTCGAGGAGGCCAAGCGTAAGGTCGAGGCCCTCTCCAAGACCCTCACCGACCATGCCCGGCAGCGCATCCGCCTGAGCGATGATATCGCCGCCAAGGAAAAGGCCCTGGCCGCCCTGCAGGAAAAGCTGGCCAAGGAAGAAAAGGAGCGGATCAAAGGCATCCTGGAGACCAAAAAGCAGGCCGCCGAACAGGCGCTGCAGGCAGCGCGTCACGCCCTCGACGAGGAATTGAAGAAGGAGGAAGAGGCGGTCAAGCGCATCAGGAAGCTGCGCGAGGATAACCTCGACCGCCGCAGCGGCGAGCGCTCCACCCTGCGCGACATCAAACGTCGCGGCATGTCCGAGGAGGCCGCCGAGGCGGACCGGGTGCAGGAGGTCGAGGAGGGCCGGGTCAAGGCAGCCATGATGATGGGCAGCGCCAACCAGGCGCTGGGCAGGGGCGATCTCGAAAACGCCGCCAAGGCCAGCGCCGAGGCCCGCAAATACACCGACGAGGTCCTCAAGCAGAGCGCGGCCCTGAAGGATGCCGAGACGGCGCAAAAGGCCTATGCCGAGGCCATGCAGCTATCGGCTCGGGTGGACCAGCAGGCCGAGGCCATCGCCACCAAACAGGTGGAGACCCAGAAGGGCAAGACCGATGCGGCCCTGAACGGCGTGCAGCAGGCCAAGGCCCAGGTCGATGTGCTGAACAAGGCCCTGGAGAACCTCAAGGAAGACAAGACCATCCCCGTCAAGGCCGAGGTGGCCCAGGCGCAGGCGGCGCTCGGCGACTTGCAAGCCAGGCTGGCCGCATTACAGGACAAGACCATCACCATCACCACCCTCACCAAAACCGCCGAGGCCCACGCCGCCGGAGGGCTGGTGGGGGCGCTGGCCTTTTCGCGGGGCGGCATGACCCCCTCCGTGGGGCGCGAGGGGGTGGACTCCATCCCGGCGCTGCTGGCGCCGGGGGAGTACGTCATCAAGTCCCAGGCGGTGCGCCATTTCGGCGTGCCGCTGATGGATGCCCTCAACGCCATGCAACTGGATCCCTCCCGCCTGCCCCGCTTCGCCGGCGGCGGGCTGGTGCGCCACATCAACATCCCCGAGCTGCGCCCGCCTGTTTCCGATCGTACCGCGACCCTTTCCGGCAGCGCCGCTGAAGAGCTGGGCACCATTACTCTCAATTTGGGCGGCAAGCCCACAAGGATGACCGGGCCAAGAGAGGCCATGCGTGACTTTGTCCGCGCCGCCCGCGAGCTGGAAAGGGGGCTGGCATGA